A genomic window from Agrobacterium tumefaciens includes:
- a CDS encoding WD40 repeat domain-containing protein, protein MPTVAPLDIEGHVVSTHFLGDIPLFATAAGTIHRLDGGEKVTEAHDGLLTCVRDPYSATLLSGGEDGRVLRIGHDGSISEIANVPRKWVGVVAGGPQKAVAYGVGKSSFVRLSDGTVKEFKEERTVEAIAFAPKGLRIAVARYNGVTLHWVATSGDPVDLEWKGAHTGVTFSPDGKFLVTTMQENALHGWKMEATKGGMEARHMRMTGYPAKVKSISWSAKGKWLASSGAPAAIVWPFAGKDGPMGKAPEELGSRANIMVTNVAFHPVEDVLAIGFIDGMILGVRLADGKEALLRRPGKGAITSMDWSATGKLLAFASEAGDCGIIDISA, encoded by the coding sequence ATGCCGACTGTTGCCCCGCTTGATATCGAAGGCCACGTGGTCTCGACCCATTTTCTCGGCGACATTCCCCTGTTTGCCACCGCCGCCGGCACCATTCACCGGCTGGATGGCGGCGAGAAGGTGACTGAGGCGCATGACGGGCTTCTGACCTGCGTGCGCGATCCCTATAGCGCCACGCTGCTTTCCGGCGGTGAAGACGGCCGTGTGCTGCGCATTGGCCATGACGGCAGCATCAGCGAGATCGCCAACGTGCCACGCAAATGGGTGGGCGTCGTCGCCGGCGGGCCGCAGAAGGCTGTCGCTTATGGCGTCGGCAAATCCAGTTTCGTCCGGCTGTCGGACGGCACGGTCAAGGAATTCAAGGAAGAGCGCACGGTGGAGGCCATCGCCTTCGCGCCCAAGGGCCTGCGCATTGCGGTGGCCCGTTATAACGGTGTGACGCTGCACTGGGTGGCGACATCAGGCGATCCCGTTGATCTGGAATGGAAGGGTGCGCATACCGGCGTCACCTTCTCGCCCGATGGCAAGTTCCTCGTCACCACCATGCAGGAAAACGCCCTGCACGGCTGGAAGATGGAAGCCACCAAGGGCGGCATGGAAGCCCGCCACATGCGCATGACGGGTTATCCCGCCAAGGTCAAATCGATTTCCTGGTCGGCAAAGGGCAAATGGCTGGCCTCTTCCGGCGCGCCGGCCGCCATCGTCTGGCCGTTTGCCGGCAAGGACGGCCCGATGGGCAAGGCCCCGGAAGAACTCGGCAGCCGCGCCAATATCATGGTCACCAATGTCGCCTTCCACCCTGTGGAAGATGTGCTCGCCATCGGCTTCATCGACGGCATGATCCTCGGCGTGAGGCTCGCGGACGGCAAGGAAGCCCTGCTGCGCCGCCCCGGCAAGGGCGCCATCACCAGCATGGACTGGAGCGCCACCGGCAAGCTGCTTGCCTTCGCCTCCGAAGCGGGCGATTGCGGGATCATCGATATTTCGGCTTGA
- a CDS encoding MFS transporter: MLQKRASPDAFDRQAYLIALLVFLAGSTNAAVVPFIGFYIIQVLGHAPATLGLYSVTAMVASIVASRIYGERVDAGVRVRPLLLLSVLGAFVAAAAATFGNLALLVAITATGMGLSNAASTLVFSYGRYHGRVKSLDTASYNAFLRMMVSLAWMLLPAAAYLIVDLAGAKAVFINAMLMATIWGGLALAIVPRGQTCPMERREEGQTDTGRNLPLLLAATASFCMSFAHSLCASALPVFLVREVGLPDYAPGLSLSVKCAMEVLLILLAPRVMRRVSARILLCIAAVMAIIAFNIIASVETLPAMIIGAAMEGAYYGLFAGTSLTFIQGFARGRTARATALYMNSIFLAALFAVPLMGFVAQYASFGVSIRLASVGAGAGLLLLFLTRRQVGE, encoded by the coding sequence ATGCTACAGAAACGCGCTTCGCCGGACGCATTTGATCGTCAGGCCTACTTGATCGCGCTACTGGTCTTTCTTGCCGGCAGCACGAATGCGGCTGTCGTGCCGTTTATCGGTTTTTATATCATCCAGGTGCTTGGCCATGCACCGGCGACGCTCGGTCTTTACAGCGTCACGGCAATGGTTGCCTCTATTGTTGCCAGCCGCATTTATGGCGAGCGTGTCGATGCCGGCGTGCGGGTGCGGCCTTTGCTGCTTCTCTCCGTCCTGGGTGCCTTTGTCGCGGCGGCGGCGGCGACCTTCGGGAACCTGGCGCTGCTGGTGGCGATAACGGCAACTGGCATGGGGCTTTCCAATGCCGCCAGCACCCTCGTCTTCAGCTACGGCCGTTATCACGGACGGGTAAAGTCACTCGATACGGCGTCCTATAACGCCTTTCTGCGAATGATGGTGTCGCTGGCCTGGATGCTGCTTCCCGCTGCCGCCTATCTGATCGTCGATCTGGCCGGCGCGAAAGCGGTGTTCATCAACGCCATGCTGATGGCCACCATCTGGGGCGGGCTTGCGCTTGCCATCGTGCCGCGTGGCCAGACATGCCCGATGGAGCGGCGCGAGGAGGGGCAAACCGACACCGGACGCAACCTGCCGCTGCTTCTGGCGGCCACGGCGAGCTTCTGCATGTCCTTTGCGCATTCCCTGTGCGCTTCCGCCCTGCCGGTGTTTCTGGTGCGGGAAGTGGGCCTTCCGGACTACGCGCCTGGTCTGTCGCTCAGCGTGAAATGCGCGATGGAGGTTCTGCTGATCCTGCTTGCGCCGAGGGTCATGCGCCGGGTCAGCGCCCGTATCCTTCTCTGCATCGCGGCGGTGATGGCGATCATTGCCTTCAACATCATTGCCTCGGTCGAAACCTTGCCTGCCATGATCATCGGCGCGGCAATGGAGGGGGCCTATTACGGCCTTTTCGCCGGTACAAGCCTGACTTTCATTCAGGGTTTTGCGCGCGGCCGCACGGCGCGGGCGACGGCGCTTTACATGAATTCCATCTTCCTTGCCGCATTGTTTGCTGTGCCGCTGATGGGGTTTGTGGCGCAATATGCCAGCTTCGGCGTATCGATCCGGCTTGCCTCGGTGGGTGCCGGTGCGGGGTTGCTGCTGCTGTTCCTCACGCGCCGTCAGGTGGGGGAGTAG
- a CDS encoding DUF1007 family protein, whose amino-acid sequence MNRRFLLLAAGLACVPVAAAAHPHIFAEARMEIVEGPNGTVQEVRNIWRFDEMFSASVVMDYDKNSDLKLDKDELAEIGNTVLESLAEYSYYTFITANGKPVEFSKPEAIHVDYKDQQILMFFSVKPAKPLAVKGKLSFGAWDPTMYTAIDFAKDGDIATQGKDLNACKHHVVRPDPDEVISQNQSSLTDAFFNDPTGTDMTKLFATRLEVTC is encoded by the coding sequence ATGAACAGACGCTTTTTGCTCCTCGCGGCCGGCCTTGCCTGCGTTCCCGTCGCCGCGGCGGCGCATCCGCATATCTTTGCCGAAGCCCGCATGGAAATCGTCGAGGGGCCGAACGGCACCGTTCAGGAAGTGCGCAACATCTGGCGTTTCGACGAAATGTTCTCGGCAAGCGTGGTGATGGATTACGACAAGAACAGCGATCTGAAGCTCGACAAGGACGAGCTGGCCGAAATCGGCAATACCGTTCTGGAATCGCTCGCCGAATATTCCTACTACACCTTCATCACCGCCAATGGAAAACCGGTGGAATTTTCCAAGCCCGAGGCCATTCACGTGGACTACAAGGACCAGCAGATCCTGATGTTCTTCTCCGTGAAGCCGGCCAAGCCTCTCGCCGTCAAGGGCAAGCTCAGCTTCGGCGCCTGGGATCCGACCATGTATACGGCGATCGATTTCGCCAAGGACGGCGATATCGCCACGCAGGGTAAGGATCTGAATGCCTGCAAGCACCACGTGGTGCGCCCCGATCCCGACGAGGTGATCTCGCAGAACCAGAGTTCGCTGACCGACGCCTTCTTCAACGATCCGACCGGCACCGACATGACCAAGCTCTTCGCCACCCGGCTGGAGGTGACATGCTGA
- a CDS encoding nickel/cobalt transporter — protein MLSRRAGLFAVAIGLIAVAGAAHAQSPLGIGSAEPSFSVGGPFAPLMQWINVHQQMFYRALTGALKAMREDGWALSSLIGLSFAYGVFHAAGPGHGKAVISSYMIANETQLKRGILISFVSALLQGAVAIGLVGAAWLVLRGTSITMTKATQAMEIASFAMVALFGAWLLVRKLWSLRIRREPVPVFATAGEASVARTSGMGTGLRFQGKPVFADHDHDGTGDLCTACGKSHAPDPMLLKGKNFSLHEAWSAIIAVGLRPCSGAIIVMSFALLNGLYLGGVLSVLAMSLGTAITVSLLAIMAVSAKGLAVRFAGPGSRRAAGISHAIEIAGALFVLIMGLLLLGASLKL, from the coding sequence ATGCTGAGCCGCAGGGCCGGCCTCTTCGCCGTCGCCATCGGCCTTATTGCCGTGGCCGGTGCCGCCCATGCGCAGTCGCCGCTCGGCATCGGCTCGGCCGAACCTTCCTTTTCCGTCGGCGGCCCCTTCGCGCCGCTGATGCAATGGATCAATGTGCACCAGCAGATGTTCTACCGTGCGCTGACCGGCGCGTTGAAGGCCATGCGCGAGGATGGCTGGGCGCTCAGCTCGCTGATCGGCCTCTCTTTTGCTTATGGCGTTTTCCACGCCGCCGGCCCCGGCCACGGCAAGGCGGTCATTTCGTCCTATATGATCGCCAATGAGACGCAGCTGAAACGCGGCATTCTCATTTCCTTCGTCTCGGCGCTCCTTCAGGGTGCGGTCGCCATCGGCCTTGTCGGTGCGGCCTGGCTGGTACTGCGCGGCACCTCCATCACCATGACGAAGGCGACGCAGGCGATGGAGATCGCCAGCTTCGCCATGGTGGCGCTGTTCGGCGCCTGGCTGCTGGTGCGAAAGCTCTGGTCACTGCGCATCCGGCGGGAACCCGTTCCCGTCTTCGCCACGGCGGGCGAGGCATCGGTGGCCCGAACCAGCGGCATGGGCACAGGGCTGCGGTTCCAGGGCAAGCCGGTCTTTGCAGATCACGACCATGACGGCACCGGCGATCTCTGCACCGCCTGCGGTAAATCCCATGCACCGGATCCCATGTTGCTGAAGGGCAAGAACTTCAGCCTGCACGAGGCATGGTCCGCCATCATCGCGGTCGGGCTCAGGCCCTGCTCTGGCGCGATCATCGTCATGAGCTTCGCGCTTCTGAACGGGCTTTATCTCGGCGGTGTGCTCTCCGTCCTCGCCATGTCGCTCGGCACGGCGATAACGGTATCGCTGCTCGCCATAATGGCGGTCTCGGCAAAAGGCCTCGCCGTGCGTTTCGCCGGCCCCGGCAGCCGCAGGGCAGCCGGCATCAGCCATGCGATCGAGATCGCCGGTGCGCTGTTCGTGCTCATCATGGGGCTGTTGCTGCTCGGCGCGTCGCTTAAGCTCTAA
- a CDS encoding intracellular growth attenuator family protein, translated as MPLPENSAPENPAPEKPSSGKKDWSPAIAAALIIVGFGLVFFVMPKIMLWLGDYSPWLAAAFGTVAVLCFFLLFWLRARYQRRRDG; from the coding sequence ATGCCATTGCCTGAAAACTCGGCGCCTGAAAACCCGGCGCCTGAAAAGCCGAGCTCCGGCAAGAAGGATTGGTCGCCGGCCATCGCCGCCGCCCTCATCATTGTCGGTTTCGGGCTGGTCTTTTTCGTCATGCCGAAGATCATGCTGTGGCTGGGCGATTATTCACCCTGGCTCGCCGCTGCCTTCGGCACCGTGGCGGTGCTGTGTTTCTTCCTGCTGTTCTGGCTGCGCGCGCGTTACCAGCGTCGCCGTGACGGTTAG
- a CDS encoding GNAT family N-acetyltransferase: protein MRDLSDFRGCPPPQPVVLKGRYVTAEPFDRERHLARLWAALGGEGVNALLKYFPQSAFPDADAFGDWLIGAGQKLNWVTLVFVENATGDIVGMASYMRPDPANGVVEVGSVAHGAKMKRSPLSTEAHYLMAKHVFEDLGYRRYEWKCHNENEPSKITAKRYGFTFEGVFRQHMISKGQNRDTAWFSMIDGEWPLIGKAFETWLAPENFAADGAQKRKLEDIRAEFADAIA from the coding sequence ATGCGCGATCTGAGTGATTTTAGGGGATGTCCGCCGCCGCAGCCGGTGGTGTTGAAGGGCCGTTACGTGACGGCGGAGCCGTTCGATCGCGAAAGACATCTCGCAAGGCTCTGGGCCGCACTTGGCGGCGAGGGCGTGAATGCGCTGCTCAAATATTTCCCGCAAAGCGCCTTTCCCGATGCCGACGCTTTCGGCGACTGGCTCATCGGCGCAGGGCAGAAGCTCAACTGGGTCACGCTGGTCTTCGTTGAAAACGCCACCGGCGATATCGTCGGCATGGCGAGCTATATGCGGCCGGATCCCGCCAATGGCGTGGTCGAGGTCGGCTCCGTCGCCCATGGCGCGAAGATGAAGCGCTCGCCTCTTTCCACCGAGGCGCATTATCTGATGGCGAAACATGTTTTCGAGGATCTGGGGTATCGCCGTTACGAGTGGAAATGCCACAATGAAAACGAGCCCTCCAAGATCACGGCGAAGCGTTATGGCTTCACCTTCGAAGGCGTCTTCCGCCAGCATATGATCTCGAAGGGCCAGAACCGCGATACGGCGTGGTTTTCCATGATCGACGGCGAGTGGCCGCTGATCGGCAAGGCCTTCGAAACCTGGCTTGCGCCGGAGAATTTTGCGGCCGACGGCGCGCAGAAGCGCAAGCTTGAGGATATCCGTGCGGAGTTTGCCGATGCCATTGCCTGA
- a CDS encoding tellurite resistance TerB family protein, translating into MFDAKKLLEQFLGSQVPGLSGSVRDRAGQAADIAKNNPLKAGALAAAILGTKTGRKLAGNVATIGGVAAIAGLGYLAYKNYKSGQAPEVAPKPEPELLAPPADSAFHPQSPALSNDFALKLIQAMIAAAKADGHIDEKERANIMDKVQVSGLDSEAERFLEKELADPLDIDALVAAARTEEQKVELYTASRLAIEADTRAERGYLDLLAGRLGLPDALVDHIEATVVAAKV; encoded by the coding sequence ATGTTCGACGCCAAGAAGCTTCTTGAACAATTCCTCGGCTCGCAGGTGCCGGGCCTTTCGGGAAGCGTCCGTGACAGAGCCGGGCAGGCCGCCGATATCGCAAAGAACAATCCGCTGAAGGCCGGCGCGCTCGCCGCCGCCATTCTGGGCACCAAGACCGGCCGCAAGCTCGCCGGCAATGTCGCCACCATCGGCGGTGTCGCCGCCATCGCTGGCCTCGGTTACCTCGCCTACAAGAATTACAAGTCCGGCCAGGCGCCTGAAGTTGCGCCGAAACCCGAGCCGGAGCTTCTCGCCCCGCCCGCCGATTCCGCCTTCCACCCGCAATCGCCCGCCCTTTCCAATGATTTTGCGCTGAAGCTCATCCAGGCGATGATCGCCGCAGCCAAGGCGGACGGTCATATCGATGAGAAGGAGCGCGCCAACATCATGGACAAGGTGCAGGTCTCCGGCCTCGATAGCGAAGCCGAGCGGTTCCTCGAAAAGGAGCTGGCCGATCCGCTCGACATCGATGCGCTGGTGGCTGCTGCCCGCACGGAAGAGCAGAAGGTTGAGCTTTACACCGCCTCGCGGCTTGCCATCGAGGCCGATACGCGGGCGGAGCGGGGGTATCTCGATCTTCTTGCCGGGCGGCTTGGGCTGCCGGATGCGCTGGTCGATCATATCGAGGCGACGGTGGTGGCGGCGAAGGTTTGA
- a CDS encoding 2-dehydro-3-deoxy-phosphogluconate aldolase codes for MAQDSEKLLSILKLQPVVPVLIVDDAASAVPLARALVAGGLKAIEITMRTPAALDAIRAVAAEVEGANVGAGTILNARDFEAAAEAGSTFIVSPGINKSVLEAARGSKVPLLPGAATASEVMALRDEGYKVLKFFPAEQAGGAPYLKALSSPLAGTVFCPTGSVSLKNANDYLSLPNVVCVGGSWVAPRELVATGDWAGITKLAAEAAALRG; via the coding sequence TTGGCCCAGGACTCCGAAAAACTTCTCTCCATCCTCAAACTGCAGCCGGTCGTGCCGGTGCTGATCGTGGATGACGCCGCTTCCGCCGTGCCGCTCGCACGCGCTTTGGTCGCAGGCGGCCTGAAGGCAATCGAGATCACCATGCGCACGCCGGCAGCATTGGATGCCATCCGCGCGGTTGCAGCGGAAGTGGAGGGCGCCAATGTCGGCGCCGGCACCATTCTCAATGCCCGGGATTTCGAAGCGGCGGCGGAAGCCGGCTCCACCTTCATCGTCAGCCCCGGCATCAATAAAAGCGTGCTGGAAGCCGCGCGCGGTTCCAAAGTACCGCTGCTTCCGGGTGCGGCCACCGCCAGCGAAGTCATGGCGCTGCGCGACGAGGGTTACAAGGTGCTGAAGTTCTTCCCCGCCGAACAGGCCGGCGGCGCACCTTATCTCAAGGCGCTGTCCTCGCCGCTCGCCGGCACCGTCTTCTGCCCGACCGGCAGCGTGTCGCTCAAGAACGCTAATGACTATCTCTCCCTGCCGAACGTCGTCTGCGTCGGCGGCTCCTGGGTCGCCCCGCGCGAACTGGTGGCGACGGGTGACTGGGCGGGCATCACCAAGCTTGCTGCCGAAGCCGCCGCACTGCGCGGCTGA
- a CDS encoding CYTH domain-containing protein, whose protein sequence is MAKEIERKFLVAGGEWRNEVTHSMAFRQAYVASMENRSVRVRIVDQRDATLTIKIGASALVRDEYEYSIPLKDAEELMASAPGVVIEKTRHTVDHNGFTWEVDVFEGRYQGLVVAEVEMDDENADPDLPSWLGREVTGDRRFSNQSLAMDNPHGELSDAFQN, encoded by the coding sequence ATGGCCAAGGAAATTGAACGGAAGTTTCTTGTTGCAGGCGGTGAATGGCGCAATGAGGTCACGCATAGCATGGCTTTCCGGCAGGCATATGTCGCCTCGATGGAAAACCGCTCGGTCCGGGTCAGGATCGTCGACCAGCGCGATGCGACCTTGACCATCAAGATCGGCGCAAGCGCGCTTGTCCGCGACGAATATGAATATTCCATACCCCTCAAGGACGCCGAAGAGCTGATGGCGAGCGCGCCGGGCGTGGTGATCGAAAAAACGCGTCATACGGTCGATCACAACGGGTTCACCTGGGAAGTGGATGTTTTCGAGGGCCGATATCAGGGACTGGTCGTGGCGGAAGTGGAGATGGACGACGAAAATGCCGATCCCGATCTGCCGTCGTGGCTGGGCAGGGAGGTCACGGGCGACCGCCGCTTTTCCAACCAGTCGCTCGCCATGGACAATCCGCATGGAGAATTGTCGGATGCCTTTCAGAATTGA
- a CDS encoding CHAD domain-containing protein — translation MPFRIDPKKPFDDEIRRAGLELIDDAITILRDQPSGPHEAVHDARKRFKRLRALYRLIRKAAPDFSNRENARFRDIARSLAFARDATALVETADYLEPFALSDAQGEALRSIAAMLRERRDYAIEHEAGLNDAISAAIAGCEEARKRLEALSLPDDLKQTARLVRTGWSKQRKRARQALTDCHDHADVEHFHELRKAGQAYWMHLGLLRRIWPSAMRAKRADTKRLVDILGHEHDLSVLAAVADREPDRFGNGERLALLLDAIIQRQQALRAEGLQLANEVFSESASTESRIVGLLWRHAGK, via the coding sequence ATGCCTTTCAGAATTGATCCGAAAAAGCCCTTTGACGACGAAATTCGTCGCGCCGGGCTGGAACTGATTGACGATGCGATAACAATCCTTCGCGACCAGCCGTCCGGCCCGCACGAAGCGGTGCACGATGCCCGCAAGCGGTTCAAGCGGCTGCGCGCTCTCTACCGCCTGATCAGGAAGGCCGCGCCCGATTTCAGCAATCGTGAAAATGCCCGCTTCCGCGACATTGCCCGCTCGCTTGCCTTCGCTCGCGATGCGACGGCGCTGGTGGAGACGGCGGATTATCTCGAGCCTTTCGCGCTCTCCGACGCCCAGGGCGAGGCGCTGCGCTCCATCGCGGCGATGCTGCGTGAACGCCGCGACTACGCCATAGAACACGAAGCAGGTCTAAACGACGCCATTTCGGCGGCCATTGCCGGCTGCGAGGAGGCACGCAAGAGGCTGGAGGCGCTGTCACTGCCTGACGACCTGAAGCAAACAGCGCGGCTGGTGAGAACCGGCTGGTCAAAGCAGCGGAAGCGTGCGCGCCAGGCGCTCACCGACTGCCACGACCATGCCGACGTCGAACATTTTCACGAATTGCGCAAGGCCGGGCAAGCCTACTGGATGCATCTCGGTCTCCTGCGCCGCATCTGGCCCTCCGCCATGCGCGCGAAAAGGGCCGATACCAAGCGGCTGGTCGACATACTCGGTCACGAGCACGATCTTTCGGTCCTTGCCGCCGTCGCCGACCGGGAGCCGGACCGTTTCGGCAATGGTGAACGGCTGGCCCTGCTTCTCGACGCCATTATCCAGCGGCAGCAGGCGCTGCGCGCAGAAGGCCTGCAACTGGCAAACGAGGTCTTTTCCGAATCCGCCAGCACGGAAAGCCGCATCGTCGGCCTTTTGTGGCGGCATGCGGGGAAGTAG
- a CDS encoding antibiotic resistance protein VanZ, with translation MMTNRLPKYVAWSVFLLIVIVTVCPIGFRPHTLTTVGIDRAAAFAFCSAAFVLAYPRYWLVVIVAGVVAAFGIEALQFLSPTRHPHLTDAVVKAAGAITGGLVAFSYLQFRTRLAAASLIRQSGLRSE, from the coding sequence ATGATGACAAATAGACTTCCGAAATACGTCGCCTGGTCGGTTTTTCTGCTGATCGTGATCGTTACAGTTTGCCCCATCGGCTTTCGTCCACACACGCTGACGACGGTGGGCATAGACCGCGCCGCCGCCTTCGCCTTCTGTTCGGCCGCCTTCGTGCTGGCCTATCCGCGTTATTGGCTCGTGGTCATCGTTGCCGGTGTTGTGGCAGCTTTCGGTATAGAGGCGCTGCAATTCCTGTCCCCCACGCGCCATCCGCATTTGACGGATGCAGTGGTGAAAGCGGCCGGCGCTATCACCGGCGGGCTTGTCGCTTTTTCTTATCTTCAGTTCAGGACGCGGTTGGCTGCAGCTTCTCTCATCCGTCAGTCCGGCTTAAGGTCGGAATGA
- a CDS encoding aldehyde dehydrogenase (NADP(+)), which translates to MSFKPHGKHLVAGEWVATEAKFRSEPAHGEAFDFSVGTVDLVNAACEAAEDAFWSYGYTTREERAAFLDTIADEIEARADAITEIGSSETGLPAGRLQGERGRTVGQLRLFASHIRKGDYLDRRHDEALPDRQPLPRPDIRLMQRPIGPVAVFGASNFPLAFSTAGGDTAAALAAGCPVVVKGHSAHPGTGEIVAEAVLAAVKKHNLHPGVFSLIQGGRRDVGSALVQHPRIKAVGFTGSLAGGRALFDLCAQRPEPIPFFGELGSVNPMFLLPEAVAARGEAIAKGWAGSLTMGAGQFCTNPGIAVILASQADAVAETARAALSEVGPQVMLTDGIASAYRDGRDRIAAGNGVRDVLTTTCDLRNATPYLFRVAGKDWVANHALAEEVFGPLGLIVTVDSADEMLEVAKSFEGQLTATLHLDAGDAELGRKLLPILERKAGRVLANGFPTGVEVSEAMVHGGPYPASTNFGATSVGTMSIRRFMRPVSYQNIPSDVLPEDIR; encoded by the coding sequence ATGAGTTTCAAGCCGCATGGCAAACATCTGGTTGCAGGAGAATGGGTCGCAACGGAAGCAAAATTCCGCAGCGAGCCTGCACATGGCGAAGCTTTCGATTTTTCGGTCGGCACCGTCGATCTGGTGAATGCGGCCTGTGAAGCAGCCGAAGACGCCTTCTGGAGCTATGGCTATACCACCCGCGAAGAGCGCGCCGCGTTCCTCGACACCATTGCCGACGAGATCGAAGCTCGCGCCGACGCCATCACCGAAATCGGCTCCTCCGAAACCGGCCTGCCCGCAGGACGCCTGCAGGGTGAACGCGGCCGCACCGTTGGCCAGCTGCGCCTTTTCGCCTCGCATATCCGCAAGGGCGACTATCTCGACCGCCGCCACGACGAGGCGCTGCCGGACCGCCAGCCGCTGCCGCGCCCGGATATCCGCCTGATGCAGCGTCCGATCGGCCCCGTTGCGGTCTTCGGCGCCTCCAACTTCCCGCTCGCCTTCTCGACAGCCGGTGGTGACACCGCCGCCGCTCTGGCAGCCGGCTGCCCCGTCGTCGTCAAGGGCCATTCCGCCCATCCCGGCACCGGCGAAATCGTCGCCGAAGCGGTTCTCGCCGCCGTCAAGAAGCACAATCTGCATCCCGGCGTCTTCTCGCTGATCCAGGGCGGCCGCCGCGATGTCGGCTCCGCGCTCGTGCAGCATCCGCGCATCAAGGCGGTCGGTTTTACCGGCTCGCTCGCCGGCGGCCGCGCGCTGTTCGATCTCTGCGCCCAGCGCCCCGAGCCCATCCCCTTCTTCGGCGAACTCGGTTCCGTCAACCCCATGTTCCTGCTGCCGGAAGCCGTTGCCGCCCGTGGCGAGGCCATCGCCAAGGGCTGGGCGGGTTCGCTCACCATGGGTGCGGGCCAGTTCTGCACCAATCCCGGCATTGCCGTCATTCTCGCCTCGCAGGCGGATGCTGTCGCGGAAACCGCGCGTGCTGCTCTTTCCGAAGTCGGCCCGCAGGTCATGCTGACGGACGGTATCGCTTCTGCCTATCGTGACGGCCGCGACCGTATCGCCGCCGGCAATGGCGTGCGCGACGTGCTGACCACCACCTGCGATCTGCGTAACGCAACGCCTTACCTGTTCCGCGTTGCGGGCAAGGACTGGGTGGCGAACCACGCACTCGCCGAAGAGGTCTTCGGACCGCTCGGCCTGATCGTGACGGTCGACAGTGCAGACGAAATGCTGGAAGTGGCCAAGAGCTTCGAAGGCCAGCTGACCGCCACCCTGCATCTGGATGCCGGCGACGCCGAGCTCGGCCGCAAGCTGCTGCCGATCCTGGAGCGCAAGGCCGGCCGCGTTCTCGCCAACGGTTTCCCGACCGGCGTGGAAGTCTCCGAGGCCATGGTTCATGGCGGCCCCTACCCGGCGTCGACCAACTTCGGCGCAACCTCGGTCGGCACCATGTCGATCCGCCGCTTCATGCGCCCGGTTTCCTACCAGAACATCCCTTCGGACGTTCTGCCTGAGGACATCCGCTAA